One window from the genome of Bacillus weihaiensis encodes:
- the rpoB gene encoding DNA-directed RNA polymerase subunit beta, protein MTGQLVQYGRHRQRRSYARISEVLELPNLIEIQTSSYQWFLDEGLREMFQDISPIEDFTGNLSLEFIDYSLGDPKYPVEESKERDVTYSAPLRVKVRLINKETGEVKDQDVFMGDFPLMTETGTFVINGAERVIVSQLVRSPSVYYSGKVDKNGKKGFTATVIPNRGAWLEYETDAKDVVYVRIDRTRKLPVTVLLRALGFGSDQEIIDLLGENEYLRNTLDKDNTESTEKALLEIYERLRPGEPPTVDNAKSLLDSRFFDPKRYDLANVGRYKINKKLHIKNRLFNQRLAETLVDPETGEIIAEKGAMIDRRTLDRIMPNLESGVGFTKVQPTGGVSDEEITIQSIKIFAPNDPDGEKVINVLGNAYVEEAVKNITVADILSSISYFFNLLHSVGDTDDIDHLGNRRLRSVGELLQNQFRIGLSRMERVVRERMSIQDTNTITPQQLINIRPVIASIKEFFGSSQLSQFMDQTNPLAELTHKRRLSALGPGGLTRERAGFEVRDVHYSHYGRMCPIETPEGPNIGLINSLSSYAKVNRFGFIETPYRRIDPETGKVTTRIDYLTADEEDNYVVAQANARLADDGSFIDDDIVARFRGENTVVNRDRIDYMDVSPKQVVSAATACIPFLENDDSNRALMGANMQRQAVPLMNPEAPLVGTGMEYVSGKDSGAAVICKYPGVVERVEAKNVWVRRYEEVDGQKVKGNLDKYSLLKFIRSNQGTCYNQRPIVSEGDEVVKGEILADGPSMELGELALGRNVLVAFMTWDGYNYEDAIIMSERLVKDDVYTSIHIEEYESESRDTKLGPEEITRDIPNVGEDALRNLDERGIIRVGAEVKDGDLLVGKVTPKGVTELTAEERLLHAIFGEKAREVRDTSLRVPHGGEGIILDVKVFNREDGDELPPGVNQLVRVYIVQKRKISEGDKMAGRHGNKGVISRILPEEDMPYLPDGTPVDIMLNPLGVPSRMNIGQVLELHLGMAARKLGIHVASPVFDGAREEDVWSTLEEAGMARDAKTVLYDGRTGEPFDNRVSVGIMYMIKLAHMVDDKLHARSTGPYSLVTQQPLGGKAQFGGQRFGEMEVWALEAYGAAYTLQEILTVKSDDVVGRVKTYEAIVKGENVPEPGVPESFKVLIKELQSLGMDVKMLSSDEQEIEMRDLDDEEDTQQAEGLAVNETVEPEAKVEELEKDPVGKE, encoded by the coding sequence TTGACAGGTCAACTAGTTCAGTATGGACGACACCGCCAACGTAGAAGTTATGCACGCATTAGTGAAGTGTTAGAATTACCAAATCTTATTGAAATTCAAACCTCTTCCTATCAGTGGTTTCTTGATGAGGGCTTGAGAGAAATGTTCCAAGATATTTCTCCTATTGAGGATTTCACTGGTAACCTCTCGCTAGAGTTCATTGATTATAGCTTAGGAGATCCTAAGTATCCTGTTGAGGAATCAAAAGAACGAGATGTTACCTATTCTGCGCCATTACGTGTTAAGGTGCGTTTAATTAACAAGGAAACTGGTGAAGTAAAAGATCAGGATGTCTTTATGGGGGATTTTCCTCTTATGACAGAGACTGGTACATTTGTAATTAACGGTGCTGAGCGCGTTATCGTATCGCAATTAGTCCGTTCGCCAAGTGTATATTACAGTGGTAAAGTCGACAAGAATGGTAAAAAAGGCTTTACTGCAACTGTTATTCCAAACCGTGGAGCTTGGTTAGAGTACGAGACAGATGCTAAAGATGTTGTTTATGTACGTATAGATCGTACACGTAAATTACCTGTGACGGTTTTATTACGTGCTCTTGGGTTTGGCTCTGATCAAGAAATCATCGATTTACTAGGTGAAAATGAGTACTTACGTAATACCCTTGATAAGGATAATACAGAAAGTACAGAAAAAGCATTACTTGAAATCTATGAGAGACTTCGCCCAGGTGAGCCTCCTACAGTAGATAATGCAAAAAGTCTATTAGATTCTAGATTCTTTGATCCAAAACGCTATGATTTAGCAAATGTTGGACGTTACAAGATTAATAAAAAGCTTCATATTAAAAACCGTCTATTCAACCAAAGATTAGCTGAAACTTTGGTTGATCCGGAAACTGGTGAAATTATTGCTGAAAAGGGAGCAATGATCGATCGTAGAACGTTAGATCGTATCATGCCAAATCTTGAAAGTGGTGTAGGCTTTACTAAGGTTCAACCTACAGGTGGAGTTTCTGATGAAGAAATCACCATTCAATCGATCAAGATTTTCGCTCCGAATGATCCAGATGGTGAAAAGGTTATTAACGTACTAGGGAATGCATATGTTGAGGAAGCTGTGAAAAACATCACGGTTGCTGACATCTTATCTTCAATTAGTTATTTCTTTAACCTTTTACATTCAGTAGGCGATACAGATGATATTGATCATCTTGGTAACCGTAGATTGCGTTCTGTTGGTGAATTATTACAGAATCAATTTAGAATTGGTTTATCAAGAATGGAACGTGTTGTACGTGAAAGAATGTCTATTCAGGACACAAATACAATCACACCACAACAATTAATTAATATCCGTCCTGTTATTGCGTCTATTAAAGAGTTCTTTGGTAGTTCTCAGTTATCTCAGTTCATGGATCAAACGAATCCGTTAGCAGAGCTAACACATAAACGTCGTTTATCAGCGTTAGGACCTGGTGGTTTAACTCGAGAACGTGCTGGATTTGAAGTGCGTGACGTTCACTATTCCCACTATGGTCGTATGTGTCCTATCGAGACTCCAGAGGGACCGAATATTGGGTTAATCAACTCATTATCTTCATATGCAAAAGTGAATCGTTTTGGATTTATCGAAACTCCGTATCGTCGTATCGATCCTGAGACGGGTAAAGTTACAACACGTATTGACTACTTAACCGCTGATGAAGAAGATAATTATGTTGTGGCCCAAGCAAACGCAAGACTAGCAGATGATGGTTCGTTTATAGATGACGATATTGTTGCTCGTTTCCGTGGTGAGAATACAGTTGTTAATAGAGATCGTATCGATTATATGGACGTATCTCCTAAACAGGTTGTATCTGCTGCAACAGCGTGTATACCATTCTTAGAAAACGATGACTCTAACCGTGCATTAATGGGTGCGAACATGCAACGTCAAGCTGTACCTTTAATGAATCCAGAAGCACCTCTTGTAGGTACAGGTATGGAATATGTATCTGGTAAGGATTCAGGAGCAGCTGTTATTTGTAAATACCCAGGTGTTGTAGAACGCGTTGAAGCGAAGAATGTATGGGTTCGTCGTTATGAAGAAGTTGATGGACAAAAAGTTAAAGGTAACTTAGATAAATATAGCTTACTCAAATTTATCCGATCTAACCAAGGAACTTGCTACAACCAGCGTCCAATCGTAAGTGAAGGCGATGAAGTTGTGAAAGGTGAAATCCTTGCAGATGGTCCTTCAATGGAATTAGGTGAACTTGCACTAGGTAGAAACGTATTAGTAGCCTTCATGACATGGGATGGATATAACTATGAGGATGCAATCATCATGAGTGAAAGACTTGTGAAAGACGATGTGTATACATCTATTCATATTGAAGAATATGAGTCTGAATCTCGTGATACAAAATTAGGACCTGAAGAAATCACACGTGATATCCCGAACGTAGGGGAAGACGCGTTAAGAAACTTGGATGAGCGTGGAATTATCCGCGTTGGTGCTGAAGTAAAAGATGGAGATTTACTTGTTGGTAAAGTTACACCAAAAGGAGTAACAGAATTAACAGCTGAAGAACGTCTATTACATGCAATCTTCGGAGAGAAAGCTCGTGAAGTTCGTGATACTTCATTACGTGTACCTCACGGTGGAGAAGGTATCATTCTTGATGTTAAGGTCTTCAATCGTGAAGATGGAGATGAGTTACCACCTGGTGTTAATCAATTAGTTCGTGTTTATATCGTTCAGAAGCGAAAAATCTCTGAAGGAGATAAAATGGCCGGACGACATGGTAACAAAGGTGTAATCTCTCGTATTCTTCCAGAAGAAGATATGCCGTATTTACCAGATGGTACGCCAGTTGATATCATGTTAAACCCATTAGGAGTACCTTCACGTATGAACATCGGTCAGGTGCTTGAACTACATTTAGGTATGGCTGCTCGTAAGTTAGGCATTCACGTAGCATCTCCAGTATTTGATGGAGCGCGTGAGGAAGATGTTTGGTCTACTCTTGAAGAAGCAGGCATGGCGCGAGATGCGAAAACAGTGCTATATGATGGCCGTACAGGTGAACCTTTTGATAACCGTGTATCAGTTGGTATTATGTATATGATTAAACTGGCGCACATGGTTGATGATAAACTACATGCACGTTCAACAGGACCATATTCATTAGTAACCCAGCAACCACTTGGTGGTAAAGCACAATTCGGGGGACAACGTTTTGGTGAGATGGAGGTATGGGCACTTGAAGCATACGGTGCTGCATATACACTTCAAGAAATCTTAACGGTTAAATCTGATGATGTTGTCGGACGTGTGAAAACGTACGAAGCGATTGTTAAAGGTGAAAATGTTCCAGAACCAGGTGTTCCAGAATCGTTTAAAGTTTTAATTAAAGAGCTTCAAAGTTTAGGTATGGACGTTAAAATGCTTTCTAGCGATGAGCAAGAGATCGAAATGAGAGATCTTGACGACGAAGAAGATACACAACAAGCTGAAGGTCTTGCTGTAAATGAAACAGTAGAACCTGAGGCAAAAGTAGAAGAATTAGAAAAAGATCCTGTAGGGAAAGAATAA
- the rpoC gene encoding DNA-directed RNA polymerase subunit beta' — MIDVNNFEYMSIGLASPDKIRSWSFGEVKKPETINYRTLKPEKDGLFCERIFGPTKDWECHCGKYKRVRYKGVVCDRCGVEVTRAKVRRERMGHIELAAPVSHIWYFKGIPSRMGLVLDMSPRALEEVIYFASYVTTDTGDTPLEKKQLLSEKEYRAYREKYGNTFQASMGAEAIKKLLSDIDTDKEVDSLKEELKTAQGQRRTRAIKRLEVLEAFRNSGNDPSWMILDVLPVIPPELRPMVQLDGGRFATSDLNDLYRRVINRNNRLKRLLDLGAPSIIVQNEKRMLQEAVDALIDNGRRGRPVTGPGNRPLKSLSHMLKGKQGRFRQNLLGKRVDYSGRSVIVVGPNLKMYQCGLPKEMALELFKPFVMKELVEKGLAHNIKSAKRKIERVQPEVWDVLESVIKEHPVLLNRAPTLHRLGIQAFEPTLVEGRAIRLHPLVCTAYNADFDGDQMAVHVPLSAEAQAEARILMLAAQNILNPKDGKPVVTPSQDMVLGNYYLTLERAGVIGEGMIFKDTNEALLAYQNGYVHLHTRVAIHASALDNQTFTEEQKKMLLITTVGKLIFNEILPESFPYMNEPTKQNIEEKTPEKYFVPTNTNVAEHIAAQEEIAPFKKGILGKVIAEIFKKFHITETSKMLDRMKNLGFRYSTKAGITVGVSDIIVLKEKQEIITEAQTKVDNVLKQFRRGLITEDERYERVISIWSAAKDNIQGKLMASLDKRNPIFMMSDSGARGNASNFTQLAGMRGLMANPAGRIIELPIKSSFREGLTVLEYFISTHGARKGLADTALKTADSGYLTRRLVDVAQDVIIRDDDCGTDRGILAEAIKEGTEVIEKLDERLIGRYCRKVVKHPETGAIIVNENELITEDIAVEIIEAGIESVWIRSAFTCNTRHGVCKKCYGRNLATGTEVEVGEAVGIIAAQSIGEPGTQLTMRTFHTGGVAGDDITQGLPRIQELFEARNPKGQAIITEISGVVAEINEVRDKQQEIVVQGDVETRSYTAPYNARLKVTQGDKVDSGQVLTEGSIDPKELLKVKDLQAVQQYLLREVQKVYRMQGVEIGDKHVEVMVRQMLRKVRVMDAGDTDVLPGTLLDVHQFTDANKQVLLDGKRPATGRPVLLGITKASLETDSFLSAASFQETTRVLTDAAIKGKRDELLGLKENVIIGKLVPAGTGMPRYRQAEPISKVQQTEEVVSVD, encoded by the coding sequence TTGATAGATGTAAATAATTTTGAATATATGAGCATCGGCTTGGCTTCACCAGACAAGATTCGTTCTTGGTCATTTGGAGAAGTTAAGAAACCAGAAACAATTAATTACCGTACATTAAAGCCAGAAAAAGATGGTCTTTTCTGCGAACGAATCTTTGGACCAACTAAAGATTGGGAGTGTCATTGCGGTAAGTATAAAAGAGTACGTTATAAAGGTGTAGTTTGTGATCGTTGTGGAGTTGAAGTAACACGTGCAAAAGTACGTCGTGAAAGAATGGGTCATATCGAATTAGCAGCACCTGTATCTCATATTTGGTATTTCAAAGGAATTCCAAGTCGTATGGGTCTTGTACTAGATATGTCACCACGTGCCTTAGAGGAAGTGATTTACTTCGCTTCTTACGTTACGACAGACACAGGTGATACACCTCTTGAAAAGAAACAATTACTATCTGAAAAGGAATATCGTGCATACCGTGAAAAGTACGGTAACACATTCCAAGCATCTATGGGTGCAGAAGCAATTAAAAAGCTTCTATCAGATATTGATACTGATAAGGAAGTTGATTCTTTAAAAGAAGAGTTGAAAACGGCTCAAGGTCAACGTAGAACACGTGCGATCAAGCGTTTAGAAGTTCTTGAGGCATTCCGTAACTCTGGAAATGATCCTTCTTGGATGATTTTAGATGTACTACCTGTTATTCCACCTGAGTTACGTCCAATGGTACAACTTGACGGTGGACGTTTTGCAACATCTGATTTAAATGATTTATACAGACGTGTTATTAACCGTAACAACCGCTTAAAACGTTTATTAGACCTTGGAGCTCCAAGCATCATTGTTCAAAACGAAAAGCGTATGCTTCAAGAAGCAGTAGATGCCTTGATCGATAACGGTCGTAGAGGGCGTCCTGTTACAGGTCCTGGTAACCGTCCATTAAAATCACTATCTCATATGTTAAAAGGTAAACAAGGTCGTTTCCGTCAAAATCTATTAGGTAAACGTGTGGATTATTCTGGTCGTTCCGTAATCGTTGTAGGTCCGAACCTAAAAATGTATCAATGTGGATTACCGAAAGAAATGGCATTAGAATTATTCAAGCCATTTGTTATGAAAGAGCTTGTTGAGAAGGGCCTAGCACATAATATTAAGAGTGCGAAACGTAAAATCGAGCGTGTGCAACCTGAAGTATGGGATGTTTTAGAGTCTGTTATTAAAGAACACCCAGTATTACTAAACCGTGCACCGACTCTTCATAGACTAGGTATTCAAGCCTTCGAACCAACACTTGTAGAAGGTCGTGCGATTCGTCTTCATCCGTTAGTATGTACAGCGTATAACGCTGACTTTGACGGTGACCAAATGGCGGTTCACGTTCCTTTATCTGCAGAAGCACAAGCAGAAGCACGTATCTTAATGTTAGCTGCACAAAACATCCTAAATCCAAAGGATGGAAAGCCTGTAGTTACTCCTTCTCAGGATATGGTATTAGGGAACTACTACTTAACATTAGAGCGCGCGGGTGTTATTGGAGAAGGTATGATCTTCAAAGATACAAACGAAGCACTTCTTGCATACCAAAACGGTTATGTACACTTACATACTCGTGTTGCTATTCATGCTAGTGCATTAGATAATCAAACATTTACAGAAGAACAAAAGAAAATGTTGCTAATTACAACAGTTGGGAAATTAATCTTCAATGAAATTTTACCTGAATCATTCCCTTACATGAATGAGCCAACAAAACAAAACATTGAAGAAAAAACGCCTGAAAAATATTTTGTTCCTACAAATACGAATGTAGCTGAGCATATTGCTGCTCAAGAAGAAATTGCTCCATTCAAAAAAGGAATTCTTGGAAAAGTTATCGCAGAAATCTTCAAGAAATTCCATATTACTGAAACGTCTAAAATGCTAGACCGTATGAAGAATCTTGGATTTAGATATTCCACAAAAGCAGGTATCACTGTTGGTGTATCTGATATCATCGTTCTTAAAGAGAAACAGGAGATTATCACTGAAGCACAAACAAAGGTTGATAATGTACTTAAGCAATTCCGTAGAGGTTTGATTACGGAGGATGAGCGCTATGAGCGTGTTATCTCAATTTGGAGTGCTGCGAAAGACAACATCCAAGGGAAGCTGATGGCGTCTCTTGACAAACGAAATCCTATCTTCATGATGAGTGACTCTGGTGCCCGTGGTAACGCATCTAACTTTACGCAGCTTGCTGGTATGCGTGGACTGATGGCCAACCCGGCTGGACGTATTATCGAGTTACCAATCAAGTCAAGTTTCCGTGAAGGTTTAACAGTATTAGAGTACTTCATCTCAACTCACGGTGCGCGTAAAGGTCTTGCAGATACAGCCCTTAAAACAGCTGACTCAGGTTACCTTACTCGTCGTCTTGTTGATGTGGCTCAGGATGTTATCATTCGTGATGACGATTGTGGCACAGATCGTGGTATCCTTGCTGAAGCCATTAAAGAAGGTACAGAGGTTATCGAGAAGCTTGATGAGCGTCTAATCGGACGTTATTGCCGTAAGGTTGTTAAACACCCTGAAACTGGTGCTATCATTGTAAATGAAAATGAATTAATTACAGAGGACATTGCTGTTGAAATCATTGAAGCAGGAATTGAAAGTGTATGGATTCGTTCTGCGTTTACATGTAACACTCGTCACGGTGTTTGTAAGAAATGTTATGGTCGTAACCTAGCTACTGGAACAGAGGTTGAAGTGGGTGAAGCAGTTGGAATTATTGCTGCTCAATCAATCGGTGAGCCAGGTACACAGTTAACAATGCGTACATTCCACACAGGTGGGGTTGCAGGAGACGATATCACACAAGGTTTACCTCGTATCCAAGAGCTATTTGAGGCTCGTAATCCAAAAGGTCAAGCGATTATCACAGAAATTAGTGGGGTAGTAGCTGAGATCAATGAGGTACGAGACAAACAACAAGAAATTGTGGTTCAAGGTGATGTTGAAACTCGTTCTTACACAGCACCTTATAATGCAAGACTTAAAGTGACTCAAGGCGATAAAGTCGATAGTGGTCAGGTCTTGACTGAGGGTTCAATCGATCCTAAAGAATTATTAAAGGTGAAGGATTTACAAGCCGTACAACAATACCTATTACGTGAAGTACAAAAAGTATACCGTATGCAAGGGGTAGAAATTGGAGACAAACACGTTGAAGTAATGGTACGACAAATGCTTCGTAAAGTAAGAGTAATGGATGCAGGAGATACTGATGTATTACCAGGAACTCTACTTGACGTACACCAATTCACAGATGCCAATAAACAAGTACTATTAGATGGCAAACGTCCAGCGACTGGTCGCCCTGTATTACTTGGTATCACTAAAGCGTCACTTGAAACAGATTCCTTCTTATCTGCTGCTTCATTCCAAGAAACAACTAGAGTTCTTACAGATGCAGCAATTAAAGGTAAACGTGATGAGTTACTTGGTCTTAAAGAAAATGTTATTATTGGTAAGCTAGTTCCAGCTGGTACTGGTATGCCAAGATATCGTCAAGCAGAACCAATTTCGAAAGTTCAACAAACTGAAGAAGTTGTTTCAGTAGACTAA
- a CDS encoding 50S ribosomal protein L7ae-like protein — translation MSYEKVSQASKIIVGTKQSVKALLNNEVREIIIAEDADHRILQKIIQTAKQQQVPLTKVASMKKLGRACGIEVGAAAVAIIQ, via the coding sequence ATGTCTTATGAAAAAGTATCACAGGCAAGTAAAATTATTGTTGGTACTAAGCAATCAGTGAAAGCTCTATTAAACAATGAAGTTAGAGAGATAATCATTGCTGAAGATGCTGATCATCGAATTCTCCAAAAGATTATTCAAACAGCAAAACAACAGCAGGTTCCTTTAACGAAGGTTGCTTCTATGAAAAAGCTTGGAAGAGCTTGTGGAATTGAGGTAGGAGCTGCAGCTGTAGCTATAATACAGTAA
- the fusA gene encoding elongation factor G: MAREFSLKNTRNIGIMAHIDAGKTTTTERVLYYTGRIHKIGETHEGASQMDWMEQEQERGITITSAATTASWKGHRVNIIDTPGHVDFTVEVERSLRVLDGAVAVLDAQSGVEPQTETVWRQATTYGVPRVVFVNKMDKIGADFLYSVSTLHDRLQANAHPIQLPIGAEDQFEGIIDLVEMKATFYGNDLGTDIVDKEIPEEYQEQAEEYREKLVEAVAELDEDLMERYLGGEEISNDELKAAIRKGTLNVEFYPVICGSAFKNKGVQKMLDAVIDYLPAPTDVAAIKGIIPDTEEEVTRESGDDGPFSALAFKVMTDPYVGKLTFFRVYSGTLSSGSYIQNSTKGKRERVGRILQMHANSREEISEVYSGDIAAAVGLKDTTTGDTLCDEKDLVILESMQFPEPVIQLSVEPKSKADQDKMTTALQKLQEEDPTFRAHTDQETGQTIIAGMGELHLDILVDRMKREFKVEANVGAPQVAYRETFRQSAKVEGKFARQSGGRGQFGHVWIEFSPNEEGKGFEFENKIVGGVVPREYVPAVQAGLEDAMGNGVLAGFPLVDVKAALVDGSYHDVDSSEMAFKIAASLALKNAISKCSPVILEPVMKVEVVIPEEYMGDIMGGVTSRRGRVEGMEARGNAQVVRAMVPLSEMFGYATSLRSNTQGRGVFTMHFDHYEEVPKSISEEIIKKNKGE; this comes from the coding sequence ATGGCAAGAGAGTTCTCCTTAAAGAATACTCGTAATATTGGAATCATGGCTCACATTGATGCTGGTAAAACAACAACAACTGAGCGTGTACTTTATTACACTGGACGTATCCACAAAATTGGTGAAACTCATGAAGGTGCATCTCAGATGGACTGGATGGAGCAAGAACAAGAACGTGGAATCACGATTACTTCTGCTGCGACAACTGCGTCGTGGAAAGGTCATCGTGTAAACATCATCGATACTCCTGGACACGTAGATTTCACTGTTGAAGTTGAACGTTCATTACGTGTACTTGATGGTGCAGTAGCAGTTCTTGATGCTCAATCAGGTGTTGAACCACAAACTGAAACAGTTTGGCGCCAAGCTACAACATATGGTGTACCACGTGTTGTATTCGTTAATAAAATGGACAAAATTGGTGCTGACTTCTTATATTCTGTTTCTACTTTACATGATCGTCTTCAAGCAAATGCTCACCCAATTCAATTACCAATTGGTGCTGAGGATCAATTTGAAGGAATCATTGACTTAGTAGAAATGAAAGCTACATTCTATGGTAATGATTTAGGAACTGATATCGTTGATAAAGAGATTCCTGAAGAATACCAAGAGCAAGCTGAAGAATACCGTGAGAAGTTAGTTGAAGCAGTTGCAGAACTAGATGAAGACTTAATGGAAAGATACCTTGGTGGAGAAGAAATCTCTAACGACGAGCTAAAAGCAGCAATTCGTAAAGGTACTTTAAATGTAGAATTCTATCCAGTAATCTGTGGATCTGCATTCAAAAACAAAGGTGTTCAAAAAATGCTAGATGCAGTTATTGACTATCTTCCAGCTCCAACTGATGTTGCAGCTATCAAAGGTATCATTCCTGATACTGAAGAAGAAGTAACTCGTGAATCTGGCGATGATGGCCCATTCTCTGCATTAGCTTTCAAAGTAATGACAGATCCTTACGTTGGGAAACTTACATTCTTCCGTGTATACTCTGGTACACTAAGTTCTGGATCATACATCCAAAACTCTACTAAGGGTAAACGTGAGCGTGTAGGTCGTATCCTTCAAATGCATGCAAACAGCCGTGAAGAAATCTCTGAGGTTTATTCTGGTGATATTGCTGCGGCTGTAGGTTTAAAAGATACAACAACTGGTGACACTCTATGTGATGAGAAAGATCTTGTTATCTTAGAGTCTATGCAATTCCCAGAGCCAGTTATTCAACTTTCTGTTGAGCCTAAATCTAAAGCAGATCAAGATAAAATGACTACTGCTTTACAAAAACTTCAAGAAGAAGATCCAACATTCCGTGCTCATACTGACCAAGAAACTGGTCAAACAATCATCGCAGGTATGGGTGAGCTTCACCTAGATATCCTAGTTGACCGTATGAAACGTGAATTCAAAGTAGAAGCTAATGTTGGTGCTCCTCAGGTTGCTTACCGTGAAACATTCCGTCAATCTGCAAAGGTTGAAGGTAAGTTCGCTCGTCAATCTGGTGGACGTGGACAATTCGGACACGTTTGGATTGAGTTCTCTCCAAACGAAGAAGGTAAAGGCTTCGAATTTGAAAACAAAATCGTTGGTGGGGTAGTTCCACGTGAATACGTACCTGCAGTTCAAGCTGGTCTTGAAGATGCAATGGGTAACGGTGTACTTGCTGGATTCCCATTAGTTGATGTAAAAGCTGCATTAGTTGATGGATCTTACCATGATGTTGACTCAAGTGAGATGGCGTTTAAGATCGCTGCATCTTTAGCACTTAAAAATGCTATTTCAAAATGTAGCCCAGTCATCTTAGAGCCTGTTATGAAAGTAGAAGTTGTTATTCCTGAAGAATACATGGGAGATATCATGGGAGGAGTTACTTCTCGTCGTGGCCGTGTAGAAGGTATGGAAGCTCGTGGTAATGCGCAAGTAGTACGTGCGATGGTTCCACTATCTGAAATGTTTGGTTATGCAACTTCATTACGTTCTAACACTCAAGGTCGTGGAGTATTTACAATGCACTTCGATCACTATGAAGAAGTACCAAAATCAATTTCTGAAGAAATTATCAAAAAAAATAAGGGTGAGTAA
- the rpsG gene encoding 30S ribosomal protein S7, translating into MPRKGPVAKRDVLPDPIYNSKLVTRLVNRIMIDGKRGKAQSVLYNAFDIIKDRTGKEAIEVFEQALKNIMPVLEVKARRVGGANYQVPVEVRPDRRTTLGLRWLVNYARLRGEKTMEERLANEILDAANNTGAAVKKREDTHKMAEANKAFAHYRW; encoded by the coding sequence ATGCCACGTAAAGGTCCTGTAGCAAAAAGAGATGTATTACCAGATCCTATTTACAATTCAAAGCTTGTTACACGTTTAGTTAACAGAATTATGATCGACGGAAAAAGAGGTAAAGCACAATCTGTACTTTACAATGCTTTTGACATCATTAAAGATCGTACTGGCAAGGAAGCAATTGAAGTGTTCGAACAAGCACTTAAAAACATCATGCCTGTACTTGAAGTAAAAGCTCGTCGTGTTGGTGGTGCTAACTACCAAGTACCTGTAGAAGTACGTCCAGATCGTCGTACAACTTTAGGTTTACGTTGGTTAGTAAACTACGCTCGTCTTCGTGGAGAAAAAACGATGGAAGAGCGTTTAGCTAACGAAATTCTAGATGCTGCTAACAACACTGGTGCAGCAGTTAAAAAACGTGAAGATACTCATAAAATGGCTGAAGCAAATAAAGCATTTGCTCACTATCGTTGGTAA
- the rpsL gene encoding 30S ribosomal protein S12 — protein sequence MPTINQLVRKGRVSKIEKSKSPALNKGYNSFKKEQTNVSSPQKRGVCTRVGTMTPKKPNSALRKYARVRLTNGIEVTAYIPGIGHNLQEHSVVLIRGGRVKDLPGVRYHIVRGALDTAGVDGRMQGRSKYGTKRPKAAKK from the coding sequence ATGCCTACTATTAACCAATTAGTGCGTAAAGGTCGCGTAAGCAAAATTGAGAAATCAAAATCACCTGCATTAAACAAAGGTTACAACAGCTTCAAAAAAGAGCAAACGAATGTATCTTCACCTCAAAAACGTGGTGTATGTACTCGTGTAGGTACGATGACGCCGAAGAAACCTAACTCAGCGCTTCGTAAATATGCTCGTGTACGTTTAACAAACGGCATTGAAGTTACAGCTTATATTCCTGGTATTGGTCACAACTTACAAGAACACAGTGTTGTTCTTATCCGTGGCGGACGTGTAAAAGACTTACCAGGGGTACGTTATCACATCGTACGTGGTGCTTTAGATACTGCTGGTGTTGACGGTCGTATGCAAGGTCGTTCTAAATACGGTACAAAACGTCCTAAAGCTGCTAAGAAGTAA